The genomic stretch gaatcggaggagtaagagtgagaaacactcctgggttgagataagaacagtttaataattgaaataaagtaaaatagtaatgctaatagtaacagtataataatgataataataataatgatacacgaagcaagtgatgcacaatgcaattgctcaccacccccccccccccccccccagtttctatactgagcatgacgtcatatggtatggaatagccctttggccagtttggatcaactattctggctgtgccccctcccagtttcttgtgcgcctggcagagcatgggaagctgaaaaagtccttgactagcataagcagtactcagcaacaactaaaaacatcagcatgttatcaacattcttctcctactaaatccaaaacacagcactatgcctgctgctaggaagaaaattaactctatcccagccgaaaccaggacaccaggcTTGAACTGCTGGAGCTGGATTTATGTTGCTTTTGTGTCTTTTATGTCAGAAACACAGAAGTACGAGGGAAGAGCCAGACAGGTTGCTGAAACCTCTTGTGCTGCGGATCGCTGCTGCAGCGAACAGCTGTGGTGAATATCTTCAAAAAGCAGTGGGGTGTCTGGTGGTGCAGGCAAGGCTTTGAGGACACATCTGATTTACTGGTGCGGTTGGAGGCAAAGCTGAGCCCTTGCTTTGGAGAAACAAGTGTGCATATGTTGTTAAAGCATGCTGTTCTCAGACCCCAGTTTTGATGTTCAAGATCAAAGCCTGCATGTTGGGATTGCTTCCTTCAGCCACAGAGGAGACAAATCTCCAGTTTGTTCTTGTAtcaagcatttcctttttttaaatactactCCATACAAATACACACTTTGATGTAGGTCTgtaaaatggaagaacaaaCTGCTGTTTATAATCACTTGTGTGCACCTCTAAATCTCTGGGAAAATCTCATTGCCACCACTTAGAAATCTGTGGTCAATGAGGAATGGAAATTGAGAAATTGGAAATTGAGGAATGGAAATGTCCCTGTCTCTCCTTATCATGAATTTGTAATGAGCTCTTATGAGTGCTGGTCCTTGCAGCATGGCCTGAATTCTGGATCTTTTCTTGGAAGGTGAGAGAAATTCTACCAAGATGGGTAGCACAGTGTCTACCCCAGGCTATAATCACAGGTTACTCAGCCAGGTTAGGTCCTGCTGCAGTGCTCAGCGTTGTCCTGAAGAGATGATAAAAAAGCCCTTCCCTCTCTAATGCATCTTCAGGTTAGAAGAGGACTGTGGGATTAGAGATAGTATTTGCAGAGCTATAGCGGGGCAGCAGAAGCTGCCGTAAGAGCTTGCTTGTGCCCCAAGGCACTGTGTGTTTCCCACATTACagcatgctgctgcttcagcccAGCCAGTCCCCCGCAGTGGTTTGACGTGGGTGAAGGCAGCCCACTGAGCTGGCTCCACTTGGGCTGTTAACACTgggacagctctgctgaggctgCAGCACTGACAACATCTGCCTCTTCTCAGGTAGGCTGTTTTTTATTGCAGTGGGACAGTGTCTGTGACCAGGGTTCTGTGACTTGCGATCTGTGCCCTGTGGAGCAGCCAAGGAAAAGATGGGATGCACAACAGACAGCAGCAAGTAATTTGTCCTGTGTGAAACGAAGCAATTCTCCTGTGCCCACAGATGTACTTGGGATTAGGTCTTCATCCTTGTGCCAGGGGGAAGAGTCCtcagctctgcctctcccctctTGTGCAGGAAGCCACAAGCAGGAAaggttttctcatttcttctgcttgtggTCCAGGACACCGCAGTGGaaaagcagctgcctctgctggaAAGGGTGGTTGGCTGGTGGGTGTGCGCTGGGCTGATTACTCAGCCCCCGACTGGCAGCGCAGCCCTTGCGTGCCCAGCAAACGTTTCGCTGCCGAGTGCACCTGCTTCCCGAGCCCGGCTGCTGCGCGTGGTTTTGTGCGAGCGGAGTCTGGTGTTGGGCTGGTCCCGTTGAGTGTGCGCGCTGCCTCGGTGTGGGAGGAGCAGATGGGTGCCCCGAACTTTGCAGCCGAGGGCGGAAGCTCTTTGGGGTTTGCTGTTGATGCTTGAGGCTTTCATAGAGCTGCAGCATCTGAGCTGGGTGTTCACTGCTGGAGCGATGCAGGCATATAAAGGCAGAGCTGGGTCTTCCCCCAGGGCTCAGTCTGGGACAGCCCCGGCAATTTTTGGCTGCCATAGGGAAGATAACACCAACCACGTCCAGCCTATCCCGCTCCCAGCCATGCAGCAGAACTTGAACTATGTGTACCCCCAGATCTTCTGGGTGGACGGCTGTGCCAACGCAAGTACCTCctgccccccggcaccccctgTCGCTACTTTCCCACCACCAGTACCCGACCGGAGGACAAAGCCAAGGAAcaacagggaaaggaggagcGTCGGCTTCCTGGTGACCTCCTTGCTGATCCTGCTGGCCCTCACTGGAGTTGGGCTGAGcatgtttcagatttttcacCTGGAGAAGGAAGTGGCTGAACTCAGAGAGGTGAGGTCTGCCTGGCTGGTCATGGAGGCTCtggggaaacaggaaaaaaagaaaaacttaaaattgTGTCTGAGATGCTCAGGTGGTGCAAAGCTCCCTAAGGGGCAGGCTGGTGGTGTTTAAATGTCTGCCATGCCAGTGTAAGTGGGGTCACTTATTACTGTGGGGGACTGCTCTATTGGTGACTGATATATCTGGATGTCTTCGTGTTTCTGAGGGCTGCAAGGTCTCTCTCCCTGTATATTTCTTAGCACTTTGCAGCTCCCCATGAGCACCCAGAATTAGCCACTGTCAAAGATAGTCCTTGGCTGCTTTAGATGATGCCCTTATGCTCTTACTCTGCTAAGACAGCTTGTCACTCTTCTCTTTTGACAGTCTGCCAGCACTGAGCACATCCCTCCAGCTTTGGAGAAACTCATAGGTGAGTTGATGTACATAGAGGAGGAACTCCTCTGTGTTAGCGTGTGTGAATGCTCCTGTCGAACTCCTCTCTCCTCATCAGGGGGCAAAGGCAGGGTCGCATGCTCTGAAAGTGCTGATTTCACATGTTTGGCTAGAAAAAGAGCTTTATTTCTGGGGTGTggtcctgcaccctgcctgctggAGTGCTTAAAGGTGTCAGCCACGGATTCCTGGGACAGTGTGCCTCTACCTTGGGGCCTCCCAGGCCCAGTGGGGCAACAGTACTGGGGATACTCTGCTGTAAAAGTGAGTTTCTGGCTATCCTAACATATGGTGATGACATGAACAGAAGGAGGAGAACAGAGATGGGCACAGCACTGTTACTTCTGACTCTCCTTACTCTTTTAAGATTTTGGGAGGATGCAGagggtttcatttttctttgggggtgggggattCACTCCCACCCTTGAGCATGCaacttattttttcctaaattcatTTGGTACAAAATCTCTCTGCAGCCAAAGCTGTTTGAGAAGAGCCTGATTatatgtagggtttttttcttttagaaatgtcATTTCAGTGAAATCGAAACTTTCCACAAGAACCAGccaatttttctgaatttcatttagGAAGAAACTAAAGAGTTTCAATCTGAAtggaacaatttaaaaatcatactTTGAACttccaaattattattttacttttacattCCATGTTAATGTTATCAGTGAGGATATCCCTTTTTAAAGATGGCCaagttgaaaagaaattttcagctCTTTTGACAATTTTTGCTAgatctgaaaagatttttttttttttccccccctgagGATTTTGGTTAGTAGGaaagttaatttcttttcaagtttgTTCTGATACTGGATGAAAGCAAATTTGGAAATAGCAAAATTCTCTGGAAAGAGCAGTCCTGCCTCCTATCAATAAATTTTGTAATCTATTGCTTAGGGGAAGGGGAACTGTCACTTTAACTGGGTGCTCAGTGCTCTGATCACAGGCTACTTTAGCAGTAGCTGAGCATAAGTCATAAATAATAACCCTGAATGTCCTGaggggaataaataaataaataaagccagGGAAATAGTgtaaaggagaagggaaaaaggagaggaaaatttAATTGgcttgagaaaagaaaaggcttcTAAAATTTGTGAACCTGATGCTTGGAAGTAGATGCTGAGCAGGGAAGGATAGAGAGGGATGGGGTCCAAATGCCAAGTCACTGTAACTGGCCCATCTCTCCAAGGGGAACCGAGCCCTCTAGGGAAGACAGAATTTTCCCAGCTGTGCTCTGTCTCTCTGAGGACAAGGTCTGCCTGGCCAGCAGGATGGTTTGCAGGATGTCTCAAGTGTCTTCTCTGATCTAGTTGCAAGGAAGGGTTGGTACTCAGCAGACAGAAGTCCGCTGCCATGGGTACATCTGCCCTCAGCAGTGCTCGACTGGAGGGGGGCAATAGAGCAGGCTCATCTATGATGGGACACGAGCAGACACCTTGGCATGGGCCAGAG from Pelecanus crispus isolate bPelCri1 chromosome 5, bPelCri1.pri, whole genome shotgun sequence encodes the following:
- the FASLG gene encoding tumor necrosis factor ligand superfamily member 6; the encoded protein is MLEAFIELQHLSWVFTAGAMQAYKGRAGSSPRAQSGTAPAIFGCHREDNTNHVQPIPLPAMQQNLNYVYPQIFWVDGCANASTSCPPAPPVATFPPPVPDRRTKPRNNRERRSVGFLVTSLLILLALTGVGLSMFQIFHLEKEVAELRESASTEHIPPALEKLIGQEQQSMKKEARKAAHLTGNPAQRDLPLEWEPISGHAFTNGIQYRDQGLVINETGLYFVYSNVLFRGSVCSSQVLTHIVYKKNPSLPGSHVLMEDKGINYCTSQKTWARKSYLGALFKLRKMDSLHVNVSKIALVNFEESKTFFGLFKL